One window of Vicinamibacterales bacterium genomic DNA carries:
- a CDS encoding peptidyl-alpha-hydroxyglycine alpha-amidating lyase family protein, whose amino-acid sequence MKRWLIALVIVTGSSFAAAQQQAVPEIPFDSDINFLKLPPDMHLGEVSGVAVNSKKHIFIYNRGNSASGPAYAATASQLLEFGPDGKFIREIGKGLYAWAYAHVVRVDKDDNIWAIDKGSDMVVKFNPEGRVVMVFGRKKEASDHAEPWTRVTPVRPHVNGQFREPTDVAWDTQGNIFISDGYINSRVAKFTKDGDWVKSWGERGTKEGEFNTPHSIANDAKGNIYVADRGNRRIQVFDPDGNHLRTITIDVPVPAGTQPWFGNTPTPEGATAQSGAPWAICVSGGPTQYLYSADAFPGRIYKLSLDGKVLGMLGKSGHQPKQFGWIHEIACPSENELYVGELLNWRMQKLTLKPTK is encoded by the coding sequence ATGAAACGCTGGCTCATTGCGCTGGTAATTGTGACGGGTTCGTCGTTTGCTGCCGCGCAGCAGCAGGCGGTGCCTGAGATTCCGTTCGATTCCGACATCAACTTCCTGAAGTTGCCGCCCGACATGCACCTGGGCGAGGTCTCGGGCGTGGCCGTCAATTCGAAGAAGCACATCTTCATCTACAACCGCGGCAACAGCGCCAGCGGCCCGGCCTACGCCGCGACGGCGTCGCAGTTGCTCGAGTTCGGGCCCGACGGCAAGTTCATCCGCGAGATCGGCAAGGGCCTCTACGCCTGGGCCTACGCCCACGTCGTCCGCGTCGACAAGGACGACAACATCTGGGCCATCGACAAGGGCTCTGACATGGTGGTCAAGTTCAACCCCGAAGGCCGGGTCGTGATGGTGTTCGGCCGCAAGAAGGAAGCGTCGGACCACGCCGAGCCGTGGACGCGCGTCACCCCGGTTCGCCCGCACGTCAACGGGCAGTTCCGCGAGCCGACCGACGTGGCGTGGGACACGCAGGGCAACATCTTCATCAGCGACGGCTATATCAACTCGCGCGTCGCCAAGTTCACCAAGGACGGTGACTGGGTGAAGTCGTGGGGCGAGCGCGGCACCAAGGAAGGCGAGTTCAACACGCCGCACAGTATCGCCAACGACGCCAAGGGCAACATCTACGTGGCCGACCGCGGTAACCGCCGCATCCAGGTGTTCGATCCCGACGGCAACCACCTGCGGACGATCACCATCGACGTGCCGGTGCCGGCGGGGACGCAGCCGTGGTTTGGCAACACGCCGACGCCGGAGGGCGCCACCGCCCAGAGCGGCGCGCCGTGGGCGATTTGCGTGTCGGGCGGGCCGACGCAGTATCTCTATTCCGCCGACGCGTTCCCCGGCCGCATCTACAAGCTGTCGCTCGACGGCAAGGTGCTGGGGATGCTCGGCAAGTCCGGGCACCAGCCCAAGCAGTTCGGCTGGATCCACGAGATTGCCTGCCCGTCGGAGAACGAGCTCTACGTGGGCGAGTTGCTCAACTGGCGC
- a CDS encoding ABC transporter ATP-binding protein, with protein MIAVENLVKRFGKFTAVDGVSITVEPGQIHGFLGPNGAGKTTSIRMIAGLLKPDAGRILVNGHDLAREPEAAKASLGFIPDRPFIYDKLTAGEFLRFHGGLYGMDGSDTETRITEMLEIFELGRWQHELVESFSHGMKQRLVMSAAFLHRPKAVLVDEPMVGLDPRGARLIKDIFRRMASRGVAILMSTHTLEVAQEMCDLISIILKGQIIAHGTVADVRAMAGTRDEELTPVFLKLTGGGGLQEIDDIV; from the coding sequence ATGATCGCCGTCGAGAATCTGGTCAAGCGTTTCGGGAAGTTCACCGCCGTTGACGGCGTCTCGATCACCGTCGAGCCGGGGCAGATTCACGGCTTCCTCGGCCCGAACGGCGCCGGCAAGACCACCAGCATTCGGATGATCGCGGGCCTGCTCAAGCCGGACGCCGGGCGCATTCTCGTCAATGGCCACGACCTGGCGCGGGAGCCCGAGGCGGCGAAGGCGTCGTTGGGGTTCATTCCCGACCGTCCGTTCATCTACGACAAGCTCACCGCCGGGGAGTTCCTGCGCTTTCACGGCGGTCTCTACGGGATGGACGGCAGCGACACCGAGACGCGCATCACCGAGATGCTGGAGATCTTCGAGCTGGGCCGCTGGCAGCACGAGCTGGTCGAAAGCTTCTCGCACGGCATGAAGCAGCGGCTGGTGATGAGCGCCGCGTTCCTGCATCGGCCGAAGGCCGTGCTGGTGGACGAGCCGATGGTCGGCCTCGACCCGCGGGGCGCGCGGCTGATCAAGGACATCTTCCGCCGCATGGCGTCGCGCGGCGTCGCCATCCTGATGAGCACGCACACGCTCGAAGTGGCGCAGGAGATGTGCGACCTGATCAGCATCATCCTGAAGGGCCAGATCATCGCCCACGGCACGGTGGCGGACGTGCGGGCCATGGCCGGGACGCGCGACGAGGAACTGACGCCCGTGTTCCTGAAACTCACCGGTGGCGGTGGGCTTCAGGAGATTGACGACATCGTCTAA
- a CDS encoding transglutaminase-like domain-containing protein has translation MTRPLSVLVLLAWVVTMGVMINRSYLQASPMNLATDLARYGTTAQWRGVYYRGEKIGFTVSQVERTDDGFDLLEDGRLQFALLGATTAAVLKTTAHVDRSFALKTFEFSLDPGTGPLTVRGRLDGLRLTLDIISASGTRTETRDLEEAPALMLSLGRRLASEGLAAGTRREWMVFDPATMKNAPVQLAIGNREVVTGGGRPIPAFRVDMTFSGLTTTAWITDTGEIVREESPMGLISVRESQEQATALAVSKTMQEDMLGASAVVPTIPRRMRIDEPRDVLRLRMRVDGADLTGGDLQGVGQSVDGNVIEMVDARGLEPGPADPDLERYLKPEAFIESDAPEIRAEAERMVKGLTGVRARAERLTREVNQLVEKKPTVSLPSATEVLRTKVGDCNEHTVLFVALARSLGIPSRINVGLVYVRGAFYYHAWPEVYIDEGNGRGLWLPVDPTFNQFPADATHVRLARGGLDKQTAILPLIGRVRMAVLQVDVVPGSTPILVGRKDADVSALALPIPQRQDRGCWFTRCAGGK, from the coding sequence GTGACTCGCCCGCTGTCGGTCCTGGTCCTGCTGGCCTGGGTCGTGACCATGGGCGTGATGATCAATCGGTCGTACCTCCAGGCGTCACCCATGAACCTGGCCACCGACCTGGCGCGCTACGGCACCACCGCGCAGTGGCGCGGCGTCTACTATCGCGGCGAGAAGATCGGCTTCACTGTGAGCCAGGTCGAGCGGACCGATGACGGGTTTGACCTGCTGGAGGATGGACGCCTGCAGTTCGCCCTCCTCGGCGCGACCACGGCCGCGGTCCTGAAGACCACGGCGCACGTCGATCGGTCGTTCGCCCTCAAGACCTTCGAGTTCTCCCTCGACCCGGGGACCGGGCCGCTCACGGTCCGCGGGCGGCTTGACGGCCTCCGCCTGACGCTCGACATCATCTCGGCGAGTGGCACGCGGACGGAAACACGCGACCTCGAGGAGGCGCCGGCGCTGATGCTGAGCCTCGGCCGCCGCCTGGCGAGTGAAGGCCTGGCGGCCGGGACGCGCCGCGAGTGGATGGTGTTCGACCCGGCGACCATGAAGAACGCGCCGGTGCAGCTGGCCATCGGCAACCGCGAGGTGGTGACCGGCGGCGGGCGTCCCATCCCCGCGTTCCGCGTGGACATGACGTTCTCCGGCCTCACCACCACGGCGTGGATCACCGACACCGGCGAGATCGTGCGCGAGGAAAGCCCGATGGGGCTGATCTCGGTCCGCGAGTCGCAGGAGCAGGCCACCGCGCTCGCGGTCTCGAAGACCATGCAGGAAGACATGCTCGGCGCCTCCGCCGTCGTCCCGACCATTCCGCGCCGGATGCGCATCGACGAGCCGCGGGACGTGCTGCGGCTGCGGATGCGCGTGGACGGCGCCGACCTGACGGGCGGCGATCTGCAGGGGGTGGGGCAGTCGGTTGACGGCAACGTCATCGAGATGGTCGATGCGCGCGGCCTCGAGCCGGGCCCGGCCGACCCCGACCTCGAGCGCTACCTGAAGCCCGAGGCGTTCATCGAAAGCGACGCGCCCGAGATTCGGGCGGAGGCCGAGCGCATGGTGAAGGGCCTCACCGGCGTGCGGGCGCGGGCCGAGCGGCTGACCCGCGAGGTCAACCAGCTGGTGGAGAAGAAGCCCACCGTGAGCCTGCCGTCGGCGACGGAAGTGTTGCGGACCAAGGTCGGTGACTGCAACGAGCACACGGTGTTGTTCGTGGCGCTGGCGCGATCGCTGGGCATCCCGTCGCGGATCAACGTCGGCCTGGTCTACGTGCGCGGTGCGTTCTACTACCATGCCTGGCCCGAGGTCTACATCGACGAGGGCAACGGCCGCGGACTGTGGCTGCCGGTGGACCCGACCTTCAACCAGTTTCCCGCCGACGCCACCCACGTCCGGCTGGCGCGGGGCGGGTTGGACAAGCAGACGGCGATCCTGCCGCTGATTGGCCGCGTCAGGATGGCGGTGCTGCAGGTGGACGTCGTCCCCGGCTCGACGCCGATTCTCGTCGGCCGGAAAGACGCGGACGTGAGTGCGCTGGCCCTTCCCATTCCCCAGCGGCAAGACCGCGGATGCTGGTTCACGCGCTGCGCAGGTGGTAAATGA
- a CDS encoding ATP-binding protein, translating into MASLALAYSHRPNRAPVASGDRALLTRTYLAGIIVAGTTLMVTRWPQEYPHPGLAAILLTASLLLSLLKVRLPLNSGQATISMAYTVDFAALLLCGPDVAMLIATFGVLVQCAVRVKITQPPIRLVFSVAAVVISVQASGAIWSFLGGDVGHLGLASTMAPMSAAATVYFAINSALVAVAIALTSGASPARTWHREFMWSAPSYFLSATVGTMVAIFLSQGTYGLLLLTALPLFLSHRAYQSSMERIDAERQHARQLAVMVETTQGALSRATESEAALVAEKERLALERTRLAITLKTITEGVVTVDAAGLVLLMNESAAALAGLPVTAVSERAVTDLFMAIGIAAADYQQAMRSVLESGEPACVRCPLASPIGRVLDVTGTPMRDGENRLAGAVWVFRDVTDAARVELERSKTARLESLGILAGGLAHDFNNILMGVVGNLSLAQSLAGPADRPLAQRLRDAEAACVRARGVTGQLLTFAKGGAPVKTAASIRELVVECARFALSGSQVAGRFAFDPDLWTAEVDSVQISQVVQNLVLNAVQAMPHGGTVDVAMRNVNLDACTSGSLADLPAGNYVRVSVLDQGEGIAPDHLAHIFEPYFTTKEKGSGLGLAISASIVRAHGGTIVVGPAPVSQGTCFDVYLPASPGHAAAGVPKRTELRMGQTGRVLLMDDDPMVADVAQEMLATLGYTAETTACGQSALNRLRAAERDGEPFDLVILDLTVPGGMGGRETVPHLRRIRPDLPVLVMSGYADNTVLADHARHGFDGVLPKPFAIPDLRSAIEEVNARRAARPQTNRA; encoded by the coding sequence ATGGCATCGCTGGCCTTGGCCTATTCACATCGCCCCAACAGGGCGCCGGTCGCGTCCGGCGATCGGGCGTTGCTGACCAGGACCTATCTCGCCGGCATCATCGTGGCCGGCACCACGCTGATGGTGACCCGCTGGCCGCAGGAGTATCCACATCCCGGGCTGGCCGCCATCCTGCTGACGGCAAGCCTGCTGTTGTCGCTCCTGAAGGTGCGGTTGCCGCTCAACAGCGGCCAGGCCACCATCTCGATGGCCTACACCGTGGACTTCGCCGCCCTCCTGCTGTGCGGCCCGGACGTCGCCATGCTGATCGCGACCTTTGGCGTGCTCGTGCAATGCGCGGTTCGCGTCAAGATCACGCAGCCGCCGATTCGCCTCGTGTTCAGCGTGGCCGCCGTGGTCATCTCGGTGCAGGCCTCGGGGGCCATCTGGTCGTTCCTGGGCGGCGATGTCGGCCATCTCGGCCTGGCCTCCACCATGGCCCCGATGTCGGCGGCCGCCACCGTCTACTTCGCGATCAACTCGGCGCTGGTCGCCGTCGCCATCGCGCTGACGAGCGGGGCCTCGCCGGCCCGGACCTGGCATCGTGAATTCATGTGGAGCGCACCCAGTTATTTCCTGTCGGCCACGGTCGGCACGATGGTGGCGATCTTCCTGTCGCAGGGCACCTACGGCCTGCTGCTGCTCACCGCGTTGCCGCTGTTTCTCTCGCACCGGGCCTACCAGTCGTCGATGGAGCGCATCGACGCGGAGCGGCAGCACGCGCGGCAGCTGGCGGTGATGGTCGAGACGACCCAGGGCGCGCTGTCGCGCGCCACCGAATCCGAAGCCGCGCTGGTGGCCGAGAAAGAGCGCCTGGCGCTCGAACGCACGCGGCTCGCCATCACGCTGAAGACCATCACCGAGGGCGTCGTCACGGTGGACGCCGCCGGCCTTGTCCTGCTGATGAACGAGAGTGCCGCCGCGTTGGCCGGCCTGCCGGTCACCGCCGTCTCGGAGCGCGCGGTGACGGACCTCTTCATGGCGATCGGCATCGCCGCGGCCGACTACCAGCAGGCGATGCGAAGCGTGCTCGAATCCGGCGAGCCGGCGTGCGTGCGATGCCCCCTGGCCTCGCCGATCGGCCGCGTCCTCGACGTCACCGGCACGCCGATGCGCGACGGGGAAAACCGGCTGGCCGGTGCGGTGTGGGTGTTTCGCGACGTGACGGACGCGGCGCGCGTCGAACTTGAGCGGTCGAAGACGGCACGGCTCGAGTCGCTCGGCATTCTGGCCGGCGGCCTCGCCCACGACTTCAACAACATCCTGATGGGCGTGGTGGGCAACCTGTCGCTGGCGCAGTCGCTGGCCGGGCCGGCCGACCGGCCGCTCGCGCAGCGGTTGCGCGACGCCGAGGCGGCATGCGTGCGGGCAAGGGGTGTGACCGGGCAGCTGCTGACCTTCGCCAAGGGCGGCGCGCCGGTGAAGACCGCGGCGTCGATTCGCGAGCTGGTGGTCGAGTGCGCGCGGTTCGCGCTCAGCGGCTCCCAGGTCGCGGGCCGGTTCGCCTTCGATCCGGACCTCTGGACCGCGGAAGTGGATTCCGTGCAGATCAGCCAGGTTGTCCAGAACCTGGTGCTCAACGCCGTGCAGGCCATGCCGCATGGCGGCACGGTGGACGTGGCGATGCGGAACGTGAACCTCGACGCCTGCACCAGCGGATCGCTCGCCGACCTGCCGGCCGGCAACTACGTGCGCGTGTCGGTGCTGGACCAGGGCGAGGGCATCGCGCCCGATCACCTCGCGCACATCTTCGAGCCGTACTTCACGACCAAGGAGAAGGGCTCCGGGCTGGGCCTCGCGATCTCGGCCTCGATCGTCCGTGCCCACGGCGGCACGATCGTGGTCGGGCCGGCGCCCGTGTCCCAGGGCACCTGCTTCGACGTCTATCTGCCGGCCTCCCCCGGTCACGCCGCGGCCGGGGTGCCGAAACGGACTGAACTCCGAATGGGCCAGACCGGCCGCGTGTTGCTGATGGACGACGACCCGATGGTGGCCGACGTGGCCCAGGAGATGCTGGCGACGCTCGGCTACACGGCGGAGACGACTGCCTGCGGGCAATCGGCCCTCAATCGGCTGCGCGCCGCGGAGCGAGACGGCGAACCGTTCGACCTGGTGATCCTGGACTTGACCGTTCCGGGCGGCATGGGTGGGCGGGAAACGGTGCCGCACCTCCGGCGGATTCGGCCGGACCTGCCGGTGCTGGTGATGAGCGGGTATGCCGACAACACGGTGCTGGCCGACCACGCCAGGCACGGCTTCGACGGCGTGCTGCCCAAGCCGTTCGCGATTCCAGACCTGCGCTCGGCGATCGAGGAAGTCAACGCCCGCCGCGCCGCGCGGCCGCAGACGAATCGCGCGTAG
- a CDS encoding DUF1028 domain-containing protein has product MTRLFVVALLASVTLQAQDAPKPATAGDPWFGTFSIIAFDPATNELGVGVQSRAFGAGAAVPYAKPGVGAVATQASANRQYGPKAIALLEQGLSPAEVVKRITDEDPGRDTRQVAVIDTKGRSAVYTGKRVIDRNSDPKDLVHLGGFAGHAAGLNFSAQGNTLASEEVVKAMAAAYQNGKGSMAERLMDALDAGQSKGGDTRGMQSAGILVVRPLPPNSESTVERIVDLRVDDAEEPFKELRRLLNMTLGVPNRLTERSAQLAKEGKFADAISEQKKALAINPRSEPAIYALAQRYAQAGDTRQALDQLAQAIRRQPKQWKPQAAADPLFAALKGLPEFARLIAQ; this is encoded by the coding sequence ATGACTCGACTATTCGTTGTCGCCTTGTTGGCCTCGGTGACCTTGCAGGCTCAAGATGCGCCGAAGCCCGCCACCGCCGGGGATCCCTGGTTCGGCACCTTCTCGATCATCGCCTTCGATCCGGCCACCAACGAGCTCGGCGTCGGGGTCCAGTCGCGCGCATTCGGGGCGGGCGCCGCGGTGCCGTACGCGAAACCCGGCGTCGGCGCCGTGGCCACCCAGGCGTCGGCGAATCGCCAGTACGGCCCCAAGGCCATTGCCCTGCTCGAGCAGGGCCTGTCGCCAGCGGAAGTCGTCAAGCGGATTACGGATGAGGATCCGGGACGTGATACCCGCCAGGTGGCGGTGATCGATACCAAGGGACGCTCGGCGGTCTACACCGGCAAGCGCGTGATCGATCGCAACTCGGACCCGAAGGACCTCGTGCACCTCGGCGGCTTCGCCGGCCATGCCGCCGGCCTCAACTTCTCCGCGCAAGGCAACACGCTGGCGAGTGAAGAGGTGGTGAAGGCGATGGCCGCGGCGTATCAGAACGGCAAGGGCTCGATGGCCGAACGCCTGATGGACGCGCTCGATGCCGGGCAGTCGAAGGGCGGCGATACGCGCGGCATGCAGTCCGCCGGGATCCTGGTGGTGCGGCCGTTGCCGCCCAATTCCGAATCCACCGTCGAGCGCATCGTCGACCTGCGCGTGGACGATGCGGAAGAGCCGTTCAAGGAGCTGCGCCGTCTGCTGAACATGACGCTCGGCGTGCCGAACCGCCTGACCGAGCGCTCCGCGCAGCTGGCCAAGGAAGGGAAGTTCGCCGACGCCATCTCCGAGCAGAAGAAGGCGCTTGCGATCAACCCGCGCAGCGAGCCGGCGATCTACGCGCTGGCGCAGCGCTACGCGCAAGCCGGCGACACCAGGCAGGCGCTCGACCAGCTGGCGCAGGCCATTCGCCGCCAGCCCAAACAGTGGAAGCCACAGGCCGCCGCGGACCCGCTGTTCGCTGCGCTGAAGGGACTGCCCGAATTTGCCCGCCTGATCGCGCAGTGA
- a CDS encoding Zn-dependent hydrolase, with amino-acid sequence MASASALAIPPALSASLSGVEGTTAWSRQSSRPAVDAARLRNRLERLSTHGRPPGGTFADGVTRVAYSVADITARAWMLEEIKSAGAAPRMDPAGNIFARLGGTPGQPPILFGSHIDSVPGGGNFDGDLGVMAALEVLHAVQAAKLTTRHPLEMVLWAHEESTAFGKGTAGSRIVAGDLKPGDLDQVWNGLRRGDAIRRIGGDPDRIEDAVRGKGAFHSYLELHIEQGGTLDRAKVPIGIVEGIVAIHRYDVVIEGAANHAGTTPMGERQDALVAASTLTLAVRDLARARQGRQVGTVGRLEVEPNSPNVVPGRVTLSVEFRDLSETVLGELGEALRGRAASIATDTNTKIALNLATTNPSAPAHAGVQDAIGRAADREGLQARRLPSGAGHDAQMIAALCPMGMIFVPSVGGVSHSPRELTTWDDCARGAQVLLGAVLELDARDSV; translated from the coding sequence ATGGCCAGCGCTTCGGCGCTGGCCATTCCCCCTGCCCTGAGCGCCTCCCTTTCGGGTGTCGAAGGGACCACAGCCTGGTCACGCCAATCGTCGCGCCCTGCCGTTGATGCCGCGCGCTTGCGCAACCGCCTCGAGCGCCTGAGCACGCACGGCCGGCCGCCCGGCGGCACCTTCGCCGACGGCGTCACGCGCGTCGCGTATTCGGTGGCCGACATCACCGCGCGGGCGTGGATGCTCGAGGAGATCAAGTCGGCCGGCGCCGCGCCGCGCATGGACCCGGCCGGCAACATCTTCGCCCGGTTGGGCGGGACGCCGGGGCAGCCGCCGATCCTGTTCGGCTCGCACATCGACTCGGTGCCCGGCGGCGGCAACTTCGACGGCGATCTCGGCGTGATGGCGGCACTGGAAGTGCTGCACGCGGTGCAGGCGGCAAAGCTGACCACGCGCCATCCGCTGGAGATGGTGCTGTGGGCGCATGAAGAGAGCACGGCGTTCGGCAAGGGCACCGCCGGCAGCCGCATCGTCGCCGGCGACCTCAAGCCCGGCGACCTGGATCAGGTATGGAACGGCCTGCGCCGCGGTGACGCGATCCGCCGCATCGGCGGCGATCCGGATCGCATCGAAGACGCCGTGCGCGGCAAGGGCGCGTTTCACAGCTACCTCGAGCTCCACATCGAACAGGGCGGCACGCTCGATCGCGCCAAAGTGCCGATCGGCATCGTCGAAGGCATCGTCGCCATCCATCGCTACGATGTGGTCATCGAGGGTGCCGCCAATCACGCCGGCACCACGCCGATGGGCGAGCGGCAGGACGCGCTGGTGGCGGCGTCAACGCTGACGCTGGCGGTGCGCGATCTGGCGCGCGCCCGGCAGGGCCGGCAGGTGGGCACCGTCGGCCGCCTCGAAGTGGAACCGAATTCGCCCAACGTGGTGCCCGGACGCGTCACGCTGAGCGTGGAGTTCCGCGATCTGTCCGAAACCGTGCTCGGCGAACTGGGAGAGGCCCTGCGCGGGCGCGCGGCCTCGATCGCCACCGACACCAACACGAAGATCGCGCTGAACCTGGCGACCACCAACCCGTCGGCGCCGGCGCATGCGGGGGTGCAGGATGCGATTGGCCGCGCCGCGGACCGCGAGGGGCTGCAGGCCCGGCGATTGCCGAGCGGCGCCGGTCATGACGCGCAGATGATTGCCGCGCTGTGCCCGATGGGGATGATCTTCGTCCCCAGCGTCGGCGGCGTCAGCCATTCGCCGCGCGAGCTCACCACCTGGGACGACTGCGCGCGCGGCGCGCAGGTGTTGCTGGGCGCGGTGTTGGAGCTGGACGCGCGCGACTCCGTCTAG
- a CDS encoding S8 family peptidase encodes MKTIVIASLAVLSLCVAPPAVTAGPRAEGRVTMDAKVSAAHDAGLPSRVLIRYRTGTGARLRERMRTRGIRVDRDHRGAGALSVALGAGELRRWAQDPDVAGISTDARVTAHDEPTSAWSTLTSLVSTDAQHLRRTLGLPAHAQGGQGVGIAVIDSGIAPMPDLWGRIAAFYDFTAGGAAASPSDAYGHGTHVAGLIAGSGALSLGAYPGIAPGARLIGLKVLDANGRGYASDVLNAIEFAIEHRSALGIDVINLSLGHPVLEPPATDPLVLAVERATAAGIVVVTSAGNFGQRPGDGTAGYGGITSPGNAPSAITVGALRTNGTADRADDTVAPYSSRGPTWYEARIKPDILAPGHAVIAITNPFSTLYRSAPASRAKGSYLALSGTSMATAVTSGVVALMVEANRRDSGAGVPLAPNTVKMLLQYTALAVGGDESPVPPQFEQGAGGLNAAGAIELARAIDPASPVGSHWLQWGVVPATKIAGGWRPWGQRIIWGDRMVWGGSIARHEPAWTSAVVWGDAVTWGPDVWVDPTSTVLDTFASWSTQVVWGDDLVATSDGEHIVWGSLFDDAHIVWGDSFEDAHIVWGDSFDTEHIVWGNSVGAAAPARKK; translated from the coding sequence ATGAAGACCATCGTCATCGCCAGCTTGGCCGTTCTCAGTCTGTGCGTCGCCCCGCCGGCCGTCACCGCCGGTCCACGCGCCGAGGGGCGGGTGACCATGGATGCCAAGGTCAGTGCGGCGCATGATGCCGGTTTGCCGTCACGGGTGCTCATCAGATACCGGACGGGAACAGGCGCCCGGCTTCGGGAGCGGATGCGCACGCGCGGGATCCGGGTGGATCGCGACCACCGCGGCGCCGGCGCGCTGTCGGTGGCGCTCGGCGCCGGCGAGCTGCGCCGCTGGGCGCAGGATCCCGACGTGGCCGGCATTTCGACCGACGCCCGCGTCACCGCGCACGACGAGCCAACCTCCGCGTGGAGCACGCTCACGTCGCTGGTGTCCACGGACGCCCAGCATCTCCGCCGGACGTTGGGACTGCCGGCCCACGCACAGGGCGGCCAGGGTGTCGGCATTGCGGTCATCGACTCGGGCATCGCACCGATGCCCGACCTGTGGGGCCGAATCGCGGCGTTCTATGACTTCACCGCCGGCGGCGCTGCCGCCTCCCCGTCCGACGCCTATGGCCACGGCACACACGTCGCCGGCCTGATTGCCGGCTCCGGCGCCCTGTCGCTCGGGGCCTACCCGGGCATTGCCCCGGGTGCCCGGCTCATCGGCCTGAAGGTGCTCGACGCCAACGGCAGGGGCTACGCCAGCGACGTGCTCAACGCGATCGAGTTTGCGATCGAGCACCGGTCCGCGCTCGGGATCGACGTCATCAACCTGTCGCTCGGCCATCCAGTGCTCGAACCGCCCGCCACCGATCCCCTGGTGCTGGCGGTCGAGCGGGCGACCGCGGCCGGCATCGTGGTGGTGACATCCGCCGGCAACTTCGGCCAGCGCCCCGGTGATGGCACCGCCGGCTACGGCGGCATCACCTCACCGGGTAACGCGCCATCCGCGATCACGGTCGGCGCCTTGCGCACGAACGGCACCGCGGACCGCGCCGACGACACGGTGGCCCCGTACAGCTCCCGCGGCCCGACCTGGTACGAGGCCCGCATCAAGCCCGACATCCTCGCGCCAGGCCACGCCGTGATTGCGATCACCAATCCGTTCTCGACGCTGTACCGTTCAGCGCCCGCCTCCCGCGCGAAAGGCTCGTACCTGGCGCTGAGCGGCACGAGCATGGCGACCGCGGTCACGAGCGGCGTGGTCGCGCTCATGGTCGAAGCCAACCGCCGTGACAGCGGCGCCGGGGTGCCGCTCGCGCCGAACACCGTGAAGATGCTGCTCCAATACACCGCGCTCGCCGTGGGCGGCGACGAGTCCCCGGTTCCGCCGCAGTTCGAGCAGGGTGCCGGCGGACTCAACGCCGCGGGGGCCATCGAGCTGGCACGCGCGATCGACCCCGCTTCGCCGGTGGGCAGCCACTGGCTCCAGTGGGGCGTGGTCCCGGCCACGAAGATCGCGGGCGGCTGGCGTCCGTGGGGCCAGCGCATCATCTGGGGCGATCGCATGGTGTGGGGCGGGTCGATCGCGCGGCACGAGCCGGCCTGGACGTCCGCGGTGGTCTGGGGCGATGCCGTCACGTGGGGACCCGACGTCTGGGTCGACCCAACGAGCACGGTCCTCGACACGTTCGCGTCGTGGAGCACGCAAGTCGTCTGGGGCGACGACCTGGTCGCCACCAGCGACGGTGAGCACATCGTCTGGGGCAGTCTCTTCGACGATGCCCACATCGTGTGGGGCGATTCCTTCGAGGACGCCCATATCGTGTGGGGCGATTCCTTCGACACCGAACACATCGTGTGGGGCAACTCGGTGGGCGCCGCCGCTCCGGCGAGGAAGAAGTAG